Proteins encoded within one genomic window of Equus asinus isolate D_3611 breed Donkey unplaced genomic scaffold, EquAss-T2T_v2 contig_316, whole genome shotgun sequence:
- the LOC139043687 gene encoding vacuolar protein-sorting-associated protein 36-like — translation MSLTEVYCLVNRARGMELLSPEDLVNACKMLEALKLPLRLRVFDSGVMVIELQAHKEEEMVASALETVSEKGSLTSEEFAKLVGMSVLLAKERLLLAEKMGHLCRDDSAEGLRFYPHLFMTQS, via the exons ATGTCACTCACAGAGGTATACTGTTTAGTAAACCGAGCTCGAGGAATGGAA TTGCTCTCGCCAGAAGATTTAGTGAATGCGTGCAAGATGCTGGAAGCGCTGAAATTACCTCTCAG GCTCCGAGTTTTCGACAGCGGCGTCATGGTAATTGAGCTTCAGGCCcacaaggaagaggaaatggtggCCTCAGCCTTGGAGACA GTTTCAGAAAAGGGATCCCTAACGTCAGAAGAGTTTGCCAAGCTCGTAGGAATGTCTGTCCTCCTGGCCAAAGAACG GTTGCTTCTTGCAGAGAAGATGGGCCATCTTTGCCGAGATGATTCCGCGGAAGGCTTGCGATTTTACCCACATTTATTTATGACACAGAGCTAA